A segment of the Juglans regia cultivar Chandler chromosome 15, Walnut 2.0, whole genome shotgun sequence genome:
CTATGGggtacatgccatatggtgcatcaatccaccacatggagtacactccacgtgtactcccatcacacgcactacgccacatcaccattatggcatactcgccatacggtgcatcactccaccacatggagtacactctgcgtgtactccattcacacgcactacgccacataaccactatggcatacccgccatatggtgcatcactccaccacatggagtacactccacgtgtactccctttacacacACCATGCCACATAGAGtgcactccacgtgtactcttcccattccataATATGCCAgaagggtatattttacatatactctccttatctcacgcTACGCCACTcacacaaagtacactcagCGTATACTGTTCTCATTCCAcatgccacgtcaccaatacaacacatactccacaaccacgctacacagcacaatccacaacacttcacaacacacttcccaactacgttccacacttcactacacagccCATCACAATACAACGAACTCtacaatactaacagcacagtccacaacctaagcAACTAActatcatttaatataaataacgagggatagagggttataccatcgatgggGTAAcccacgtacggtgactgttttggcgtttggatagctaagtgtggtcttggatgggctcatggtggccatgtgatggtggcaaggcgTGTAACACGGcagatctagccgtgtacagtggctgtccatcacgtgcagtggctacccaccacataaagtggtggttcggGCTAAGGGTTAGATCGAGGGAGGTCAAGGGAGGCTGCTGGTGGTCTCATGGTGGCCTGGGGTGGCGGTGAGGGGCGGAACACGGCGGAGCCGTGGGTTTCCCTTGGAAACCCATGTGTCTCAAAGCATGGAATTGGAAGGGGAAGGCTTGGCTGGTCATGGTTGGCCATGGAGGGACTTAAGGGTTGTTGGTGGAGCTCGTGGTGGTGCCGAGGTGGCGTCACGGTGGCCTATCGCTGTGGATTGAAGCCGTGAAGTGgagagaagccgtgggagagagagagggctggaGAGCTTGGCTGgcttggaggagctcggggaggagccatggtggccagaggaggtgtCTGGTGTAGCTGGAACCGGCAAGCGGCTGTGCTAGGGCTATCGGTGGCCTTGAAGCCATGTGAAGCCTATAAATGGGGTTCATGCGTGCGTGCGACGGAGGGGAAGGGGGAGGTTCTCGCGGCTTGGGTTCCATGAGAGAGGGAAGGCTGTTGGTGGCGCTAGAGGATGGTGCACGGTGGCACAACAACGTAAAGCCCATTCGGGTTGTGCACTGccgaagaagaggaagagagagcgtgagagacgGAGACTGGTGTAGGGAGGCttgccggagtgaggtggtgctgGTGGTGGTAGCGGTGAGACTCatcggctcacggcggcgctgggctaGGCAGTGGAGGAATCGGCTTGGAGAGGCAGTGTGCGACGTAtgctggggagagggaggagagagagagctggggggaaaagtgagggagaaagagagggggtctgggtatttaatccaATCCATTTGTCTGGGGATCCTTAAAACGATCTAATGATGGAGgattaaaacattgatttgaaaatgcgtaagcattaacttaattaaaagcacttacaTGAATTAatgtagaatattatttaaactactttagtttagaaaataatattctttcatcattaataaatgatgaagtcttatttagtatatttaaaaggataaaaccatttaattaattaaagcgttcaacataatttaaatcctataatattttaaataactgaaatcattttaataattaatattgaaatgatttccaacaattataatatttttggagctcttcaagaatattataattgtcgtatttaaaattaagtttagttcaataacactggaaatactccttataaatatttccagtatatttaaaatactggGCATGCCTTAGAAGTCACCTAATATCTTTAGAAACACGCCATTGGGTTTCGGCACGCATGACGAGGCTCACAGTCACTAGAGGGAAGGGTGGTCGGTTACATAATTTCCATTCTCGGAActtgcttacgtcagaaagcGGGAATGTacatcagaaagaagaagcataCATAAGAAGAAAGGAGCAGCGTGTTACATTTCCCAAGGTGATACTTGATTTCACACtagtaattttgtaatttgcaAGTATGTgttgtaagagaaatttaagcAAATTTAAATCTTGGATGTAAGGTAGCTTCTTTACCTTTGAAATATCTTGGATTACCTTTGGGTGCTCCTCACAAATCACTTTCTATATGGGATAGAGTTATTGAGAAAATTGGGAGTCGACTAGCTGGTTggaaaaaactctatttttcaAAGGGGGGAAGACTTATATTGATTAAGAGTACTTTTTCTAATCTCCCTACATATTTCCTTTATCTTTTTCCTTTAAGTATGGGGGCtgcaaataaaaatagagaGGATTAATTTTCGGAATTTCTTGTGGGATGGTAATGGGGAGGAAAGAAATTTTAATATGGTAAGTTGGAACAAGTTTTTTCATCTGGTTTCATGTGGAGGTTTGGGTGTGAGaaatttgagttttgctacacaacctccaccacactccacactccacttttttttttttttttttttttttttttttttttaatttttttgagtttattcttattaaattatttcaaattttctatttattattcatataataaatatttgataaaagaaaaaaataataaaaattaaaaaaaatgtagagtgtggagtgtgaagaGGCTGTGAAGATTTATTCGGAGACAAATTGTGGATATTAAATATGGGAGGATGTGGGGGAGCTGGTGCACAAATGAAGTTAAAGGGGTGTATGGGGTGGGCTTGTGGAagtaaattgaaaatattttattttttaaagtaattgaaaatgtttatgataATTCAATGCAAAATGTGTTATTTCcgatatattttgagatgaaaacgaaattgagttattctaattttaactCGGCAGGTAGAACATGCCGTTTACATTATTTCAATAGtaggatttgatttgtaaaatttaaattttcaaatttaaatttcaaataaaattatgtcatgtaaacaTTTTGTTAAGTGTGCTTTACACACACTTGcttaataatagaatttttctttagagTTTAATCCGGAAATCAAGGATTAAATTTTGAGGGAATCACATCAGAATCCATACACAGCTCATCCAGAAAGTACATGGATGTATCAAGATTTGAAGCAACACTTCTGGTGGGAAGGTATGAAGAAGGACATGGCGGGTTTTGTAAATAAATGTTCCATCTGTAGAGTAGTCAAGGCAGAGAGCAACAGAGACCCGATGGTGAGTTGCATCCACTTCTAATCCCATAATGGAAATGAGAGGACGTCTTAATGGACTTCGTGGTTGGACTACCAAGGACCTCTGATTGAGCTGAATTCTTACGtattttatacatctagaaccattatatttcaattatttcattacattattattggctTTATATGAGAAAATGGTTAAGAGACATAAAtccaagttgtgatttaaattggttgatagcatgatttatgtttaattttataagttgtGATTTAATTATGTAATCTTTCTTCACATACACAAtacatctttaatattttattgttccctttaatttttctagtttctacttttttatataggtcAAGACATGCACTGATACaagaagggagaaaaagaacCGAAAGAATTGACATAGAAGGAAAATAAACACACGTCGACACACACacggaaaggaaaaaaaaaaaaactcacactAGGAGGCCAATAAAACGCAAAGAACTAGAAAAGAAATGGGcgagaagaaataaaaagaaaagacacgATCAGCGAGACGAGATACAGATAATAGACTGTATTAtttgtgtttcattttataaGCTGTGATTTAATTAGGTAATCTTTCTTCACATACACAAtacatctttaatattttattgttccttttaatttttctagtttCCACTTTTTTATGTAGGTCAAGACATGCACTGATACaagaagggagaaaaagaacCAAAAGAATTGACACAGAAGGGAAATAAACGCACGTCGACTCACAcgcagaaaggaaaaaaaaaagagactcaCTCTGGGAGGCCAATAAAACGCAAAGAACCAGAAAGGAAATGGgtgagaagaaataaaaagaaaagacacgATCAACTAGATGAGATATGGATAATAGACCGTATTTACGTCTTAGGTCCTTTCTATTTTGGGTAAGGCAAATGCTCTTTCCTTCTTTGAAGGGTTAGGCGGTGGAGTAggatttttcaaaagttttctaCTAGAATCGAGCGATTGTAACAGCTTGTCATGGAAGAAGAATTAACAAAGCTTTGGGAAGGATTTAGGCTAACAGATATAGAGAAAGAAGAGGTGAACTTTTCTGTGGAAGATACTAAACGTGCTGATACCAGAGCTCATAAATGTTTACTTCTTGTTTTGATGGACAAGAACGTAAACAAGGAAGCTTTTAATGGAATTGTGACCAAAGTTTGGAATCCTGAGGGTTCAGTCAGGTTTAATGAGGTGGGCATAATAGATTTTTGGTCGAATTTCAAAAAGATGTAGATATTGTAAGAGTGCTTAGTGGTAGACCATGGACTTTTGATAAACATCTTATATGCATACAACCTTTTTATAAAAGTACTCATCCTAATGAGATGGATACTAATCATGAACCTTTTTGGATTCAACTACATGGCTTGCCTCTTGCAGCCATGACTGTGGATGGAGGAGATAAAATTGGTTTCTCAATTGTGGAAGTGTTTACTGTGGATGTGGATGGGGATGGAATTGGGTGGGGGAAATATTTGAGGATTAGAGTCAACATGAATATTACAAAGCCTCTTCCTCGTGGGATATTAATTAGAGTAGAAGGCAAACAAAGAtgaattgattttaaatatgaaagactgcctttattcttttttcaatgtGGGGTTATAAAATATGCTGGTCGTGTATGTGTTATGGAAACAACAAGGCTGAATTCTGTAGTTCTCAAATTCAGTATGGTAAATGGTTGAGAGCCACAACCTTTAATTCTATGGGAGGTTGAGTAAAAAGATCAGAGAGTAGGGGTTTTAAACTCAGTTCAAGGACTCAGATAGTGGGGAAGGTCAAAGCAGTGGGGCtttaatcaatattacaacACTTGAGGCAATACAAAATGTGAATTTTGATAAAGATGCACTTGTTCAACATTCTCGAAGTTACAAGAGGACTGCAATTGATGAAGGACAACAGAAACAATGTCTTGAGCAACAAAGGCAAGATGAGTTGATACAAGAACATACCAGCTGTCAACAAGAAAAGGGGTCGAAGGTATTACAGAGATAggaagaagatcaaggaaaatTCAACAATATAGATATgatcagtgttttaaatttcgtaccgtaccggcaggtatggccgaaatttttcgtttcgaccgtccggccggtacaggtatgaTATTTGTtcaccggccgtaccggccatttcggactaaatttcggcctgtaccggcttATATTTCGGCCaataccggccgatatttcggcctgtatgtttttttttttttttttcattttttcaaactacaaatttattttttaacccctaatttagactagactatttataatttttatatatatgtatttatatataatttatttatatatagactattattttgaaatataatttttatatatatttatatatataatttatttatatatcgaatATCCCGAAACATTATCCCAAAACGCTATtctgaaacggtaccggtaccgaaatatttcgttccagtgccttggccggtacgacgtccggtacggtattcaaaacattggataTGATACCAAAAGAAAGTCTGATAGGTTCTAACATCTCAGAGAGTAATACAGATGTGTCTAAAATTCCAGTGTAGAATGAGCTGCTAGTACCTAAACCATTGGGGTGGAAGAGAAGAGCAAGAGCACTAAATATTTCCACAACTGAAGAGATGGATACAGATAGCTctggaaaagttattataagaggtaggaaaagggaaaaagcaGCAAATGATAGTGAGAACATCCAACTGATTAACAAAAAACAGAAGGAGGAGCTCAATCCTAGAAGGAGCCAAACTCAGAAGCAAGTGGTGGTGGCTGCTGAGCAGCCCCACCAAATCCAATGAAATGCATAACTTGGAACTGtcaagggcttgggaaccctctgATAGTTCATGAGCTTCATTTCTTAGTGAAACAAAAGAGCCCAAACATCCTCTTTCTCATTGAAACAAAGACTTTGAGAGAGAGGATTGAACAAATCATGAGTAGTATTGGTTTTGATAGAAGTTTTACAGTTAATGCAAAAGAGAGTAGTGGTGGATTAGCAATGATGTGGAATTCAACAATGGATATAGAGGTTCTCATTTATACCAGTTTTCACATTTCTGTTAAGGTTAATGACTCAAAGATTGGCAAGATATGGACTGTCACTGGTTTTTATGGGCATTCGGTAACTACAAAAAGAGAGGGCAGTTGGCAATTGCTTAGTTTTTACAACCTAAAGATAATAGCCCATGGTTGTGTATGGGAGATTTTAACGAAATTCTGTATCAACATGGAAAATGGGGAGGAACTCAAAGAGCTTAAGCTCAAATGCAAGGATTCAGGCAAGCTTTATAGGATTGTGATTTAAGTGACATGGGGTATAATGGACTCAAGCATACCTGATCTAACAACAGAGAAGGATCAGTTTTCACCAAGGAGAGATTAGAGAGAGTATGTGCAAATACCAGTTGTCTTATTCTGTATCCATCAATAGAGGTCACAACAATAGCAACAAGTTCTTCAGATCACTATCCACTTTTAACCGTTATGAATTCTCAAACACAACCTGCAAGACGAAAAGAAAGGCTTTTCAGATATGACTATTATTGGGGCATCAACTCTGATTGCAAGGATTTAATTTCAACTACTTGGCAGGTTCACAACAGACATGCAAACTCCTTAGAAGATCTGAAAATCAAGATGAACAATTGTAAAACTCATTTATTGAAGTGGAGTAAGAACAAGGAGAAAGAAGTTTCTGAGATAATCAAAGGGCAACAAGAAAAAGGCTTTATTCCTTCAAGCAAGAAACACAGGTGCTGATATTCAAGAAATCCAACAAATTCAAAAGGTAGATTAATTGGAGATTGGAACAAGAAGAAGTGAAGTGGAAACAAAGGTCCAAACAAAAATGGCTTAAAGAGGGAGATAGAAATACAAGTTATTTTCACAAGTGTGCTTCTCAAAGGTggaaaattaatacaattaaaaGCATCAATGATGGGGAGGGACATCTTCAATCTTCTTCTCAAGCCATTAATCAGATTTTTCAAGATTTCTTCATTAATCAATTATCTACTTCAAGTCCAGAGGGACAACAACAGTGTGTAGGAATCAATGCCAAAGATGGTCACAGAGGAGATGAACCAAATGCTAAtgaaagattttgaattttctgaGGTTCAAGATGCAATTCTTAATATGAATCCTATGAGTTCCCtaggtcctgatgggttttcaGTTGGATTTTTTCAACAACATGGGGGTGTAATAGGTAAGGAATTTTGTGAGGCAGTTATTACAACTCTTAATACAAACAATTGGGATAGCTCTTTTAATGAGACCTTCATAGTGTTAATCCCAAAGGTAAAAAATCCCTCTGAGGTTATTGAATTCAGGCCGATAAGTTtgtgtaatgtaatgtataaggTTAAGGCCAAAGCAATAGCAAACAAATTGAAGAACATTTTGCCAAGCATCATTTCGACAACTCAAACTGCATTTATGCTAGAAAGGATGATAGCAGACAGTATCATAGTGGCTTATGAAGTTGTTCATTCCATGCAGTCCAAAATGAAGGGTCCTAAAGGGGGTATATGGCTCTTAAGAtggacatgagtaaagcttacAACAGATTGGAGTGGTCCTTTATAGAAACGATCATGAAGAAAATGGGATTCAATAGAAATTGGATTGATCTTATTTCAAGATGTGTCTCAacaatttcttattcattaCTGACCAATGGCATCCCACAACCTAGTTTCAAGCCATCTCGTGGAATTAGACATGGTGATCCATTATCAccctatctatttattttatgctcAGAGGCTCTCACTCAGATGATTAATAAGGCAGAAATGGCTAAACAAATCACTGGGATTCCTATTGCTAGAGGAAAACTGCATATCAACCATAtgttatttgcagatgattgtatgCTATTTTGCCAAGCAGTTGAGTTGGAATGGAGGAAAATGATGGAGATTGTTAGTCATTATGAGAAAGCTTTAGGACAGAGAATGAAAAGAGATAAGTAGTCTCTatttttcagtaaaaataccAGCATTTCTACCAAGAACCTTTTAATTAGTATGGCAGGGATTAGAGTTACAAACTCCTAGGAGAAATATCTTGGCCTCTCAGCTTTGGTAGGCAGATCAAGAAGTAAATATTTCAAGGCTATACTAGACAGAGTAAGTGCTAAGCTAAGTAATTGGAAGCATAAATTCTTATCACAAGCAGGGATAGAGATTATGCTAAAATTTGTCATTCAATCTATTCCCACTTAATGGGGGTTTTTATGCTTCCTAAATCCTTATTGAGGCAACTAAATGGTATGATGAGAGGCTACTGGTGGGGTCAGGTAAAGCAAGAAAAAGAGATGAATTGGATGAGTTGGTCACAGATGGGGAAATCTAAAGAGGTAGGTGGTCTTGGCTttagagattttgaaaattgtaatgTTGCTTTGTTAGCAaagcaaggttggagaattCTGTTATATTCTAACTCTTTATCATCAAGAGTGTTGAAGCTTAAGTACTTTCCCaaatttgattttcttaaaGCAAAAACTGGAAGCAACCCATCCTACATCTGGAGAAGTATCGTTTCAACAAGAGAGCTTTTACAACAAGGACTTCAATGGAGAATAGGCAATGGGAAGTCAGTGAGAATTTGGTCTGATCCATGGTTGCAATAGCCAACAACTTACAAACCTCAAAGTGGCAGTAATTCATTGGGGAAGATGCTAAAGTGGAAACCTTGTTAATGCCAGGTGGTAAGGAATGAAATCTTCCTTTAATTCAGGTAGTTTTTTGCAACAAGGAATTTGATCTTATTAAGCAATTACCAATCAGTCAGAGTAATCAACAAGACAAATTGATATGGAGGAATAGTGCTAATGGCTGTTTCACAGTGAGAAGTGCTTATAATTTACAAGGGGAattgaaggaaaaggaaagacCAAAACTCTTTCATCAATAATCAGAGAGATCAGAAGAGGACCAGATTATGGAAGATTCAATTACCTCCAGTAACAAAGAATTTTCTATGGAGAGCTTGTCGAAATATACTGCCCACTAAGAGCAATCTGTACAAGAGGAAAATTGTGGATAATCCTATATGTCCAATGTGTATTTGAGAGCCAAAAACTATTGAGCATATATTGTGGGAGTGTGTATCAACTAATGATGTTTTGAGTCAACTATCCAGGAAAATACAGGAATGCAAGTGGTCCTACAGAAGTTTTAAAGAGTTAATAGAAGACATGTTCATCAAATTAGATAAGCAAGAACTGATAGAATTATCTTTAACTTTTTGGAATCTCTGGTGGAGAAGAAATCAGTTTGTTTTTAGGAATATTTTGATAGATCCCTAAGCTGTGATCCATAGAGTGAAACAAGTGCGACTGGATTTATGTGCAGATGAACCAAGTCATGAGCATCAAGTTAGTGCAGATAATAGAAGGTCAGTTGTATGGGAATGTCCACCTCaaggtttttgtaaaattaaatggGATGTGGCTATTGCTAATAAGCTTTGTAAAATAGGAAACGGGGTAGCAGTTAGAGATGAAATAGGTAACTTTTTGGCAaccttaaggaaaaaaaaaagaaagacttaATGTCTGATCCAAATCTAGCAGAAGCCAAAGCAGCAGGGATATCAGTTCAATTTGGGCTTGAATTGGGTATGAAAAGGGTCATTCTTGAAGGAGACTCCAAGATAGTAGTCAAAGAACTCAATCTACAGAATCAAAACAGAAGCTACTTTGGGATGATCATACATGATACTCAAGCTTCAATGGCAAAGTTAGAAACATGTATAGTAAATCATGTTAACAGGGAGGGCAATTCTATTGCCTATAATCTAGCTAAGGCTGCTTTATATGTTTCAGATTACTTAGTAGACATGGAGGAAACTCCATTGTTTAATTAGATGTTGTAACACAACTTGTCCTCAATGAAGGaagttgtttaaaaaaaaaatggaaaaaaaagaaaagacacgaagaacaaaaaaaaaaaaaaaggccaaacATGATACTGTTACTATCCTcctattattcatttattattatttttgtatttaatttctttaatctctaattttacataatagttaagaaagtgaccattagtaaaattatatattttcttaatgattaaggatgttaaagaaatacttaaaataaaatgataaaaatataaaaaaacttcaaatacactataagtagtaaatgggtagtaagatggtagtaatcctatcactaCCCAGCGTGAAAAGCAAGCAGACAAAaagttttcttttggtttttgagGCAGCAACGCAAGTAGAGTCCCCGCGCCACCAGCTTGAAGAGCCCCTCGAGGGGTTCAAACTGCTGCTACCCCAGCCTTCCTCCACTGCTTGTCGCCTCCATCTTAGCCATCTAGCTTGCTCTCTAAATTCCctaactgtttatttatttttagcttGAAGTTCATGGTGTTTTTTTAGGATCTTTGGCTAAGAACCATTCagtttgggcattttattttgtgttgattCCGAAAGTACCAGACCCTaagggttttgagaaatttaggcCAATAAGTCTATGTTCTGTggaatataagattttttcaaaaatcctgGTGAATTGTTTGACGAGTTTTTTACCTAGACTAATTTTGGGTGAACAGAAGGCCTTCATTCCGGGTCGtagcatttttgaaaacataactcTTGCCCAAGAGATGGTTCATGCGTTCAAGAGGAAGACAGTTGGTGGAAATGTGATGGTGAAGTTGGATATGgcaaaggcatatgataggaTGCACTgggattttttatataatgtccTAGCTAGCCTTGGTTCCTtggaaaaattttgtagttTGGTAAAGGAATGTGTGGCGTCCCCTTGGTACTCGGTGATGACGAATGGGTCATATAAAGCCGTGGTCCCTCGTGGCCAAATCAAAATGATGACGTTTCTTCTATTCTTTGTCTTCCCCTTCTTCCCcttcttccccttttttctcatttcaaagTCACGACTGCCAACCTCATAGTTCTCACTTCTCCGTTTGGATAAACCCCAAAATCATTGAAAATTTTTGCAAAGAACTGTGTGATTTTGTCAAGAATAATCATTACTTTACCACTGCCAATTGATCCATCAAAAGTAAACAACAAGCTTATTCCAAAATTGTAAACCCAAAATCACAGCTTTTCTTTCAGACCCAGACCAGACGCGATACTTATTCTAAAAGCGGAGGGCAGGAGTTCTGAAATCTGACTTTCTTAATTGCAGACCCAACATTTCAGACCTATCCTCCACTTTTATACGTTTattttctactctttttttgTAGTGCTTGATGGTTTTCGTTTCCATTTATGGACTTTTCGAGCTTTGATTCCTTtcgcttttatttttttgggattcTTAAATTTCCTTTTCCATGCTTTTCGATCCCGTATGGTAAGTTTAATGTTATCGGATCTGTCAGGTGCCTTTCTTGTCTGTACAAGCTGACTGGTTGTTGAGAAAACTCATGTAAAGAAAGAGTAATAATACATGAGATTTTTCGTTGTGTTGCAATGAAGTTTGATGGTTGAACCATGCTTTTAATTAGTAAAGGTGTTTGTTAACTTCAGCgtggaacaaaaataattttgagattCGATTTccgttgttttctttctttcttctatttCCCCCCTTTTTCTTGGCAATCACTCGGGACAATATTAGATAGTTGGGCGtgatattttctctaaatatcTGATTATTACCATGACAACATCAGGAAAAACGAAGAAGCTAAGTTGGGAGTGAAGTATAAATCAAAGGGGATGAATATGAGTTGGGAGTGTGAAGCATAAATCAAGTTTTATGGGCAACAATACGAGTTTCTTCCAGACCAGGCACGATACTTATTCTGAAAGTAGAGGATAGGAGTTCTGAAATCTGACCCAACATCGTAGACTCAACATTTCAGAATCATGACTTTCTTGTTCTAAAATCTGACTTTCTTAGAGCCATGTCAGCTGATTCCTCCACAATTTCGCACGCCGGTTGTTCCTAGCagtgttgtttttttaaatggtgaAAAAAGATCTCTGAGACGATTGGGGACCATTTTATCATGCTATGAAAATTGGTCAAGCCAATTTGCAGGACAGCGGGTTAGCAAAGAGAAATCGGCAATTTTTGCCTCACCAGTAATTAGTGTTGCCAGGCAGCGTGGTTTGGTGCGTTTAATGGGGTATGCGCCGGGTAATTTCCCAGTCACGTATCTAGGGGTTCTATTGATATGTAGGCACTTGAAAGCTGTTCACCTGGATCAGTTGGTAGCGAAATTTCGAGCTAAGGTTGCGAGGTGGAACGCAAGATTGCTATCGCAAGGGGGCGATTGGTCCTACTCAAGCACATTCTATCTAGTATGGCTTCCCATTGTTTGGCTGTGATGAACGTCCCTCAggttgtgattaaaaaaattaattcaattttagCCACATTTTTTTAGGGAGAGAAGAATGGGAAAGCAAAACTAAAGTGGTGTGCGTGGTCTCGGATCAATAACCAACAGAGGAGGGTGGCCCGAGTTTGAGGAATTTTTTGGAAATTCAACGAGCAATGCACATGAAATTGGCCTAGCGTATTTTGTCGATTGACTCATTGTGGGCTCGATTCATGGTGTCGAAGCATGGTAGAGGACAACATGTTTCGCTGCTAGTAGCTTGCAGTAATAGTTCGAGAAATTGGAAGTCTATAGTCTCAGTTATGCATGACGTTTGCGAGGCTACCAAAGTTAGAGTGAGGGAGGGGATGTCTTCCTCTGGTATGATAGGTGGTTTTCGAATGGCCCTTTATGTAATTTGGTGGGGGCAATTATCAGGCCTTCTCTACAAATTAAGGAGGTTTGGGTTGGGGATTCCTGGGATTGGCGGCTGAGGTGATGAGGGAAATTGGGGTGGGACGTCCTGGGCAGGATGTTTTAATTTGGAAGCCTGCTTTGGATGGTAAGTTTACTACAGCCAGTGCGTGGGAGTTAATCTGAGTGAGGGAAGATCACCacggttggatggattggatatGGAGTAAATATCTGCCGaagaaaatttcagttttcaTGTGGAGGGCTCATTTTAACTGCCTAGCTATGGATACTAAGGTGCAGTCACGTGGAGTTGTCATGGCTTCAAAGTGTGACTGCTGTCAATCCCCACAGACCGAAATGCTCGAGCATGTGCTTGCTACTGGGCAGATTGCAGAACAGGTTTGGCACTTAGCTTCATTGGCACTAGGCATCGGCTGTTTGCAAACCCGTACCTGGTGGCATCGAGTGGAGGCTTGGATGGTGTGTGcgaaaaaaggaacaaaaaccGGTATTTTAGTTGGCTTGCTACCAAGCATCCTTACTTGGGGTTTA
Coding sequences within it:
- the LOC109012233 gene encoding uncharacterized protein LOC109012233 is translated as MVTEEMNQMLMKDFEFSEVQDAILNMNPMSSLGPDGFSVGFFQQHGGVIGKEFCEAVITTLNTNNWDSSFNETFIVLIPKVKNPSEVIEFRPISLCNVMYKVKAKAIANKLKNILPSIISTTQTAFMLERMIADSIIVAYEVVHSMQSKMKGPKGGIWLLRWT